The DNA window TCCCATTCTCTGGTTTTCACTTGTTTGGTTGGAGTTCTTTGAGACattatgaacaaaaaaaaaatacttagtAATTCAAGTGTAGAAAGTATACcaatttttattgaatatatAGCCTTATACGGAATTGTCATTAATTGAAAATACATATCAAAATTGTCAACTTGCtactattaactaattaaaattgcTAGATATAAGCACATTTCTAAAATTATGTTGCTCAATCTCATATGTGATTTGAATATGATTCTagtgaaattgaaaataaacaattaatttaatttatatattaacaaTTCATCAAATACAGGGAACAAGTAAACAAATAAAGATTAAGTTCGTATTTTCCCAATTAAGTCTTGCGTATGGCAAGTTAGAATTTCTTGTGCTTTGCAACAAGTGTAACTTTTTCATTGAATTCTTGTTTTTTGTGATTGGAAAGAAACTAATTATTGCCTGACAGTTTTGTTCCCCACTATTGAGAGAGAGAAATTGTAAGATTTGTTCCCCACTTTAGTGAGAAAGGATTGGTCAGTCTTGGCTCTTTCATGCAAATTGTTACGTATATTAACGTTGAAACCTAAAGTTAGTTCCTGTTGTGTTCTTCTGGTTTTTTCGATGGCTGGGTTAAGTGGTGTAATTGATTATAACAACCGACTAGCTGTGGAGGAAGAGGAGGAGGGTGAAGGTCTGGATTTTTCAGGGGTGGAGGTAGGGGTTGAGTCTGAAAGTTACCAGTGGTGTATTGTGGGAAAATTTCTCACGGATAAGCAGGTTAACTGTGAGGCGATAAAAAGAGTGCTGCCACCAGTCTGGAAGCCGGTGAAAGGGGTGAGGATTACGGAGGCAGGACCAAATTTATTTCTGTTTCAATTTTTCCATGAGTTTGATATGAGGAGGGTGTTGGATGATGGTCCTTGGACTTTTGAATATCTTTTATTCATTTGTCGTCAATTGGTAGTTGGAGAATCGCCGGTTAACATTGAGTTATGGGAGGCTGCTTTGTGGGTGCATTTGGTGGATATCCCGCTGGGGTTGGTTTCTAAGAAATTGAGGGAAGACGTAGGCAATTTCTTAGGAAGATTTATCCGTCATGACAACCGAGTTTCCAAGGTGAATGAGGGGAGTTCGATGAGGATACGAGTTGGCATTGATGTCAGGAAACCGTTGAAGAGGAGGAAGAAGGTCAAGACGAGTGTGAATACGTGTAGctggataaattttaaatacgaGAGAATACCTATGTTCTGTTTTTACTGTGGGATTATGGGCCATTCGGAAAAAATTTATGCCAAGTTTTTCGATAATCCAATAGCAAAGGAGTTGATGCCTTATGATTCTAACATGAGGTTTAACTTGAAGAAACTTCCGGGTATAATGTCAAATAAGTGGATTCAGAATTCTAGTCCGGTGAGTGAAGGAAATGTAGAAGGTGAAGCTGAGGTGGAAAATTTGAATACTAGAATCATTGAAAATCTGAGTATTACCACAATTGCTCCGATTTTTGAATTTGGAAATAGAAAGTTGAGTGATAAAGGGGGCGATGGGTGGAAAGGGGAATCTGGATGGAAAGTCTACAGATTTGATGATTAGAGAGGGGAAAAAATctaatcaaatcaatttgaatTGGGTAGTTCAAACTTGCCAACTGTGTTTGATGGTGGGGTGGCAGGAGATCCCAAAAGGAAGAGAGCAAATCCAGGTGTAGGTGGTGGGTTTTATGATGTTGGGTCAAGTTATTAAAGTATGGATATGATTATTGACTCTTCTATATACAGACCGGCGAGCCTTGATAATCAGGCCGGCCCGAAGAAATGAGTTGTCTAAGTTGGAATTGTCGTGGGATGGCCAACCCACGGTCCATTAGATTCCTTGGTGACTTGGCTAGAAGGTTACAaccttcttttgtttttttatgtgaAACAATGATTCCTGGGTCCAGAGTTGAAGTTCTGCATGATGTTATGGGGTTTGATGGGTGTATTGCTATCGATAGTGTACGGAGGAAAGGAGGGATTGCTATGTTCTGGAGGAAAGAGTTCGTTGTTGATGTTATTGACTCATGCAATAATTATATAGACATGGTGGTGAAAGAAGTAGGGGGTGAGTCGTGGAGGTTAATTGGTTTCTACGGGTTTCCGGAGAGTGGGAGGGGAAGGGAGTCGTGGAGTACGATTCATGCTCTTAAATAGACAAGTCTTTTGCCGTGGTGTATTATAGGTGATTTTAACGATATTGCTAGTCATGAGGAGAAAAAAGGTGGTTCTATTCATCCAAATTGGTTAGTTACTGGATTCAAGGAAACCATTATTTCATGTGGTCTGATGGAGGTTCCAGTGTTGGGGTATAGATTTACATGGTCGAGAGGACGTGGGAGTGCGAAGAGAGTGGAGGAACGTTTGGATAGGGCCCTGGTAACTAATGACTGGCTTGAAATTTATCCAGAAGTTGAGCTGAAAAATAAGGAGATAACAAATTCTGATCATTTGCCTATTTTTCTTATCTTAAGAAGCAAGGAGAGGAACGTTTCAACAAAGCAGTTTCGATTGAATAATGTTTGCCTAGATTAAAAGAGTATAAGCAGGTGGTGGGTTCAGCGTAATCGAGTTCGATGGAGACGAATTTGGTGGATAAATTGAAGGAAACTGTAAATTCCTTAAGAAGTTGGGAGGGGAGATCAGGTCAGAATTataaaaaacgtttggatagctTAAGGAAGACGGTGGGAGCTGCTCAGAGTAGGAATGATGCTCATGGGACGCAGAATTTCATGTCTCTATCTAAAGAATACCATGACCTATTGAGGGATGAAGAAGTGTACTGGAAACAGCGATCTAAAAGCTTTTGGTTGGCGGGTGGCGATTCAAATACGAGATACTTCCATAATTATGCTTCGGCGAGGCAAGGGACAAACCATATCAACAGGTTGAGGGATGAAAAAGGTGATTGGCAGTCCAAAAAACATGAGATCGATGGGATTATTTTGAGGTATTTCAATGAACTATTTTCTGATTCTAGTTCGCCtaatattgattttattgaGGTCAGCTCGTGTGTGTCTCAAATTGATAATGATTGTATGTTGAGTCCTATCTCTAATTTTGAAGTTCGAAAGGCGGTGTTTAGCATGCACAATGATAAATCGCCGGGTCCGGATGGATTTAATCCGGCATTTTACAAGTCAAATTGGGGAGTAGTTGGTGGAGATCTAGTCAAATTATGTAGAGACCTTTTTGCTaatggttttttttattgatgggTTAAATGATACTGCTCTTGTTTTAATtccaaaaattaataatcctGAAGCTGTGACTAATCTCAGACCTATTGCGTTATGTAATGTGGCTTATAAAGTTATCTCTAAAGTTTTGGCTAATAGAATGAAAAAGTTGATGCCTAAGATTATTTCTGAAAATCAGAGTGCTTTTGTTGAGAACCGCTTGATtacagataattttttttatagcttATGAGATTGGGCATTATCTGAGATGTAAAAGGAGGGGTAAGTTTGGTATGGCGGCTCTTAAGATCGATATGAGCAAGGCGTATGATAGGGTGAGGTTGAATTTTTTGGAGTTTATGATGTAAAGGCTCGGATTCTGTGAGGTATGGGTGAGTTGATTATGTTCTGTGTTTCTTTTGTTCGGTATACTAGTATTGGGGAATGTATAGGCACTGGTCCGATTATTCCCAGTAGAGGGCTGCGGTAGGGGGATCCTCTCTCTCCgtatctttttattatttgtg is part of the Mercurialis annua linkage group LG3, ddMerAnnu1.2, whole genome shotgun sequence genome and encodes:
- the LOC126672620 gene encoding uncharacterized protein LOC126672620 — encoded protein: METNLVDKLKETVNSLRSWEGRSGQNYKKRLDSLRKTVGAAQSRNDAHGTQNFMSLSKEYHDLLRDEEVYWKQRSKSFWLAGGDSNTRYFHNYASARQGTNHINRLRDEKGDWQSKKHEIDGIILRYFNELFSDSSSPNIDFIEVSSCVSQIDNDCMLSPISNFEVRKAVFSMHNDKSPGPDGFNPAFYKSNWGVVGGDLVKLCRDLFANAYEIGHYLRCKRRGKFGMAALKIDMSKAYDRVSIGECIGTGPIIPSRGLRFKSLLSHEEKLGKLHGAVICRDAPTISHLFFADDCFLFFRASVEEMLVVKNVLDFYENFSGQKVNFHKSNIIFSANVDRECKESICSVMEVVKDSDSGKYLGLPSLVGRNKNQIFAFIKDRVWNKVKGWNSKFLSRGGKEVLIKTVAQSMPNYVMNVFLIKNVCLIRFGGVEIKRRRKKFSGMGFKRVRDFNIAMLARQAWRFLSMENNLIVKVFKAKYFPETSFLEASLRSNPSYVWRSLFECKSVMEKGA